The Apium graveolens cultivar Ventura chromosome 6, ASM990537v1, whole genome shotgun sequence genome contains a region encoding:
- the LOC141666863 gene encoding putative serine/threonine-protein kinase PBL5 isoform X2, translating into MSCFSCFGESNKQSNKKINTTNNQQNDQAHTPSETVNATANDNEKKEVSKKAVSQPVVVQQLDTNQNFDGHGDMEEIKAKPFTFAEMEYATENFNPDYFLGEGGFGKVFKGKLRDSDQVVAIKQLDRNGIQGIREFVVEVMTLGLVDHPNLVKLIGFCADGDQRLLVYEFMPLGSLEDHLYGPRRERLDWNTRMKIAAGAARGLEYLHDKMNPPVIYRDLKCSNILLGEDYHPKLSDFGLAKVGPTGDNTHVSTRVMGTYGYCAPEYAMTGQLTFKSDIYSFGVVLLEIITGRRAIDNTKSAKEQNLVAWNSCLGTFSGSVAYRLQHFAAKHDRCSRIERNFTRWSTRYSKAIIQ; encoded by the exons atgAGTTGTTTTTCTTGCTTCGGAGAATCAAATAAACAGTCAAACAAAAAGATTAacaccaccaacaatcaacaaaATGATCAAGCACATACCCCCTCAG AAACAGTGAATGCTACTGCAAATGATAATGAGAAGAAGGAAGTGTCCAAGAAGGCTGTTAGTCAACCTGTCGTTGTTCAACAGTTGGACACCAACCAAAACTTTGACGGACACGGAGATATGGAGGAGATTAAGGCAAAACCGTTCACCTTTGCCGAAATGGAGTACGCTACAGAGAATTTTAATCCAGATTACTTCCTTGGTGAGGGTGGGTTTGGCAAGGTCTTCAAAGGAAAACTAAGGGATTCCGATCAG GTTGTTGCTATTAAGCAACTAGACCGTAATGGAATACAAGGCATCAGAGAATTCGTTGTCGAAGTGATGACTTTAGGTTTAGTTGATCACCCTAATCTTGTAAAGCTAATTGGTTTTTGTGCTGATGGTGATCAAAGGCTGTTGGTTTATGAGTTCATGCCCTTGGGTTCTTTGGAGGACCATTTGTATG GTCCTAGACGGGAACGTCTTGATTGGAATACAAGAATGAAGATAGCTGCTGGTGCAGCGAGAGGATTAGAATATTTACACGATAAAATGAATCCTCCGGTAATTTATCGTGATTTGAAATGTTCTAATATTCTGCTTGGAGAGGACTATCACCCCAAGCTATCTGATTTTGGCTTGGCTAAAGTGGGACCTACTGGCGACAATACTCATGTTTCTACCAGAGTGATGGGGACTTATGGTTACTGTGCACCCGAATATGCGATGACCGGCCAATTGACCTTTAAATCTGATATCTATAGCTTTGGGGTCGTTCTGTTGGAAATCATCACGGGTCGGAGAGCAATCGATAATACAAAAAGTGCCAAGGAGCAAAATCTGGTTGCATGG AATTCATGTTTAGGGACATTTTCCGGCAGTGTTGCATACAGGCTACAGCACTTTGCTGCTAA GCACGACCGCTGTTCAAGGATCGAAAGAAATTTTACCAGATGGTCGACCCGGTACTCCAAGGCCATTATCCAGTAA
- the LOC141666863 gene encoding putative serine/threonine-protein kinase PBL7 isoform X1 produces MSCFSCFGESNKQSNKKINTTNNQQNDQAHTPSETVNATANDNEKKEVSKKAVSQPVVVQQLDTNQNFDGHGDMEEIKAKPFTFAEMEYATENFNPDYFLGEGGFGKVFKGKLRDSDQVVAIKQLDRNGIQGIREFVVEVMTLGLVDHPNLVKLIGFCADGDQRLLVYEFMPLGSLEDHLYGPRRERLDWNTRMKIAAGAARGLEYLHDKMNPPVIYRDLKCSNILLGEDYHPKLSDFGLAKVGPTGDNTHVSTRVMGTYGYCAPEYAMTGQLTFKSDIYSFGVVLLEIITGRRAIDNTKSAKEQNLVAWARPLFKDRKKFYQMVDPVLQGHYPVRGLYQALAISAMCVQEKPSMRPLVADVVTALTYLASQTYDPQIHPVQNCRKSPSSHRPKVNDNVENLSYNSEQ; encoded by the exons atgAGTTGTTTTTCTTGCTTCGGAGAATCAAATAAACAGTCAAACAAAAAGATTAacaccaccaacaatcaacaaaATGATCAAGCACATACCCCCTCAG AAACAGTGAATGCTACTGCAAATGATAATGAGAAGAAGGAAGTGTCCAAGAAGGCTGTTAGTCAACCTGTCGTTGTTCAACAGTTGGACACCAACCAAAACTTTGACGGACACGGAGATATGGAGGAGATTAAGGCAAAACCGTTCACCTTTGCCGAAATGGAGTACGCTACAGAGAATTTTAATCCAGATTACTTCCTTGGTGAGGGTGGGTTTGGCAAGGTCTTCAAAGGAAAACTAAGGGATTCCGATCAG GTTGTTGCTATTAAGCAACTAGACCGTAATGGAATACAAGGCATCAGAGAATTCGTTGTCGAAGTGATGACTTTAGGTTTAGTTGATCACCCTAATCTTGTAAAGCTAATTGGTTTTTGTGCTGATGGTGATCAAAGGCTGTTGGTTTATGAGTTCATGCCCTTGGGTTCTTTGGAGGACCATTTGTATG GTCCTAGACGGGAACGTCTTGATTGGAATACAAGAATGAAGATAGCTGCTGGTGCAGCGAGAGGATTAGAATATTTACACGATAAAATGAATCCTCCGGTAATTTATCGTGATTTGAAATGTTCTAATATTCTGCTTGGAGAGGACTATCACCCCAAGCTATCTGATTTTGGCTTGGCTAAAGTGGGACCTACTGGCGACAATACTCATGTTTCTACCAGAGTGATGGGGACTTATGGTTACTGTGCACCCGAATATGCGATGACCGGCCAATTGACCTTTAAATCTGATATCTATAGCTTTGGGGTCGTTCTGTTGGAAATCATCACGGGTCGGAGAGCAATCGATAATACAAAAAGTGCCAAGGAGCAAAATCTGGTTGCATGG GCACGACCGCTGTTCAAGGATCGAAAGAAATTTTACCAGATGGTCGACCCGGTACTCCAAGGCCATTATCCAGTAAGAGGATTATATCAAGCTCTTGCAATTTCTGCAATGTGTGTTCAGGAGAAACCTTCAATGCGTCCCCTTGTAGCTGATGTGGTTACGGCTTTGACTTACCTTGCTTCACAAACTTATGATCCTCAAATTCACCCCGTCCAGAACTGCCGAAAGTCTCCGTCCTCTCATAGACCTAAAGTGAATGACAATGTAGAAAATCTTAGTTACAATAGCGAACAGTAG